A single window of Macrobrachium nipponense isolate FS-2020 chromosome 31, ASM1510439v2, whole genome shotgun sequence DNA harbors:
- the LOC135206763 gene encoding ras-associated and pleckstrin homology domains-containing protein 1-like, whose product MHTAIFTACFVLHSSIIERVVVPVSVLSSSLSRRVVVLRRSPSPTSTPPSPSTTPPPPPPPPPKCKPAILDHPGGSTRRRGTLRRSSATPHEEPTSVITRDVDKNEQPLKVEYPAKIEHSSFPPVPPPHRSPPPSSD is encoded by the exons ATGCACACTGCCATTTTTACTGCTTGCTTCGTTTTGCATTCGTCGATTATCGAACGTGTGGTGGTTCCCGTGTCCGTCTTGTCTTCGTCGCTGTCGAGAAGAGTTGTCGTACTCAGGCGCTCGCCCTCTCCAACCAgcactcccccttccccctccaccactccaccaccaccaccaccaccaccacccaaatG CAAACCCGCCATCTTGGACCACCCCGGCGGCAGCACCAGACGTCGAGGGACACTCCGAA GGAGCTCGGCAACGCCACACGAAGAGCCAACCAGTGTAATAACGAGAGATGTGGATAAGAACGAGCAGCCTCTGAAAGTTGAATATCCCGCGAAAATCGAGCATTCATCCTTCCCGCCCGTCCCCCCTCCCCACCGTTCGCCTCCCCCGTCTTCGGACTAA